The following proteins are co-located in the Rippkaea orientalis PCC 8801 genome:
- a CDS encoding mechanosensitive ion channel family protein: MDQILQTIISSINEIIGSGVKAIPSLIAGIIIVFSSRFFAQFFAQVAAQVGSKTIKSHSLQLLLAKASYILVLGVGFLLAAVVVFPGLRLGDIIATLGLSSVAIGFAFQDIFKNFLAGVLLLIQEPFSIQDQIIVGEYEGTVESINIRTTSIRTYQGERVLLPNSTVFTNAVQVRTAFDCRRTDLGVGVDYNTDLPKVKNLLLTTIKDIEGVLNQPEPEIDLVSFGDSSIDLVVRYWTSPSQAIVRRIQTQSIIAIKQAFDQAQILIPYPIRTVYHYNQEQFDDHYPNHHKQLSKN, from the coding sequence ATGGATCAAATTTTACAGACAATTATTAGTAGTATTAACGAAATAATTGGCAGTGGTGTTAAAGCAATTCCTAGCTTAATTGCTGGCATTATTATCGTGTTTTCAAGTCGCTTTTTTGCTCAATTTTTTGCTCAAGTGGCAGCGCAAGTAGGAAGCAAGACAATTAAAAGTCATTCTTTGCAATTATTACTTGCAAAAGCGAGTTATATTCTGGTTTTAGGAGTTGGATTTCTTTTAGCGGCAGTTGTGGTTTTTCCTGGATTACGTTTAGGGGATATTATTGCCACATTAGGGTTAAGTTCAGTTGCTATTGGTTTTGCTTTTCAGGATATCTTTAAAAACTTTTTAGCTGGAGTGCTTTTATTAATACAAGAACCCTTTAGTATTCAGGATCAAATTATTGTAGGAGAATATGAGGGAACAGTAGAATCTATTAACATTAGAACAACATCGATTAGAACCTATCAAGGAGAGCGAGTTTTATTACCTAATTCTACTGTATTTACTAATGCGGTTCAAGTGCGAACCGCTTTTGATTGCCGTCGAACCGATTTAGGGGTTGGGGTTGATTATAATACTGATTTACCCAAAGTAAAAAATCTTTTATTAACAACGATTAAGGATATAGAAGGGGTTTTAAATCAGCCAGAACCTGAAATTGATTTAGTTAGCTTTGGAGACAGTTCTATAGATTTAGTTGTCCGATATTGGACTTCACCTTCCCAAGCAATAGTTCGACGTATTCAAACTCAATCGATTATCGCTATCAAACAAGCATTTGATCAAGCTCAAATTTTGATTCCTTATCCGATTCGCACGGTTTATCATTATAATCAAGAGCAATTTGATGATCATTATCCTAATCATCATAAACAGTTGTCCAAAAATTAA
- the rpmB gene encoding 50S ribosomal protein L28 produces the protein MSRKCQLTGKKANNAYAVSHSHRRTKKLQEANLQWKRVWWPEGNRWVRLRLSTKAIKTLETKGLSVMAKEAGINLNKI, from the coding sequence ATGTCGCGCAAATGTCAACTAACTGGCAAAAAAGCCAATAATGCCTATGCAGTTTCTCATTCTCACCGTCGAACCAAGAAATTACAGGAAGCCAATTTACAATGGAAGCGTGTTTGGTGGCCAGAAGGCAACCGTTGGGTTAGGTTACGTCTGTCTACCAAAGCCATTAAAACCTTAGAAACTAAAGGTTTATCAGTGATGGCTAAAGAAGCCGGAATTAACCTAAATAAGATTTAA
- a CDS encoding ABC1 kinase family protein gives MFSLTQTSARQREIIEVVLGNGWDYMRGLLTVGKADNPQIPPPEVLRNILVELGPFYVKLGQLMSTRPDLLPPNYIKALTALQANVPPIPWTNIQEVLIEELQQPLESIFNYINPDPIAAGSIGQIHRGTLLNGTEVAIKIQRPSIDKIVAQDITLIKGIAELVALTEFGQNYDIVKLADEFAQAITAELDFTQEGYYTDRIRQNLAKSSWFDPKQLVIPQVYWEASTKKILVLQWLNGQPILQADLSLPPIETSIQKRKNEITTLLFRAFFQQLYIDGFFHADPHPGNIFYLEDGRVAIIDCGMVGRLDPRTQQILTELLLAIFDLDAQGCTQLTIELSESGQPASLERLKNDYERILRKYYDLSLAQFNFSEVVYEILQIARQNKMRVPGNLGLYAKCLANLEGAARQFNPSINLFDEIKPLMTDLFRRQLIGDTPLQTSLRTVLDLKSIYLKTPRQVEILLDRLSSETLQWNLRLKELEPLRRSVDASANRLSFSIVLGSLIMGAAIISTGSRTQQLTLITDVLFAAASLLGMWLLISILRSGRLK, from the coding sequence ATGTTTTCTTTAACCCAAACCAGTGCCCGTCAACGGGAAATTATTGAAGTTGTTCTCGGCAATGGCTGGGATTACATGAGAGGATTATTAACGGTTGGAAAAGCCGATAATCCGCAAATTCCACCCCCGGAAGTCCTCCGTAATATTCTGGTAGAATTAGGACCTTTTTATGTCAAATTAGGGCAACTGATGAGTACCCGTCCTGATCTTCTTCCTCCTAATTATATTAAAGCTTTAACTGCCCTACAAGCCAATGTTCCCCCCATTCCTTGGACGAACATTCAAGAGGTACTCATAGAGGAATTACAACAACCCTTAGAGAGTATTTTTAATTATATTAATCCTGACCCCATCGCCGCCGGATCAATTGGTCAAATCCATCGGGGAACTTTACTTAATGGAACGGAAGTTGCTATTAAAATTCAACGCCCTAGCATTGATAAAATTGTCGCTCAAGATATCACTTTAATTAAAGGCATTGCTGAGTTAGTCGCTTTAACTGAATTTGGGCAAAATTATGATATTGTCAAACTGGCTGATGAGTTTGCTCAAGCCATTACCGCAGAATTAGATTTTACCCAAGAAGGGTATTATACTGACCGAATACGCCAAAATTTAGCAAAAAGCAGTTGGTTTGATCCTAAACAGTTAGTTATTCCCCAAGTTTATTGGGAAGCTAGTACGAAAAAAATCTTAGTTTTGCAATGGCTAAATGGTCAACCTATCTTACAAGCTGATCTCAGTTTACCACCAATTGAAACATCAATTCAAAAAAGAAAAAACGAGATTACAACCTTACTTTTTAGGGCATTTTTTCAGCAACTTTATATTGATGGATTTTTTCATGCTGACCCCCATCCAGGCAATATTTTTTACCTAGAAGATGGCCGAGTGGCTATTATTGATTGTGGCATGGTGGGGAGATTAGATCCTCGAACGCAACAAATTTTAACAGAACTGTTACTGGCAATTTTCGACTTAGATGCCCAAGGATGTACGCAGCTAACGATTGAGTTATCAGAGTCAGGACAACCTGCCAGTTTAGAACGTTTAAAAAATGATTATGAGCGCATTTTAAGAAAGTATTATGACTTAAGTTTAGCTCAATTTAATTTTAGTGAAGTCGTTTATGAAATCCTACAAATTGCTCGTCAAAATAAGATGAGAGTCCCTGGAAATTTAGGGTTATATGCTAAATGTTTAGCTAATTTAGAAGGGGCTGCGAGACAATTTAATCCATCCATTAATCTCTTTGATGAAATTAAACCGTTAATGACAGATTTGTTCCGCCGTCAATTAATTGGAGATACCCCCCTACAAACCAGTTTAAGAACGGTTTTAGATCTTAAATCTATTTATTTAAAAACCCCCCGACAAGTTGAGATATTATTAGATCGTCTTTCCTCAGAAACCTTACAATGGAACCTTCGTTTAAAAGAATTAGAACCCTTGCGGCGTAGCGTTGATGCTTCAGCTAACCGTCTTTCTTTTAGTATTGTTTTGGGGTCTTTAATTATGGGTGCAGCGATTATTTCTACAGGTTCTCGTACTCAACAACTAACTTTAATTACCGATGTTTTGTTTGCCGCAGCGAGTTTATTGGGTATGTGGTTACTAATTAGTATTTTGCGATCAGGAAGATTGAAATAA
- a CDS encoding biotin--[acetyl-CoA-carboxylase] ligase: MTLNQELLKKHLATITDVPSLSQLSLYYFDTIPSTNQMAWELLDQGKKPPFVAIASQQTAGRGQWGRSWQSSPGGLYLSVAIAPSILTQHFPHLTLFSGWGIADVLNHYQIPVRLKWPNDLIIEGQKLGGIKTEIRTQNNQINYAVIGVGINYSNTVPTTGITLESWATNSGNFLTISSLEQLATIVIQGLFNGYEYYLNYGSDQLLTAYLKLFDGLGRSIMIEGVPGTILGVTSQGELTVRLHSQGSSTQINLPPGSISLGYFETGNP, encoded by the coding sequence ATGACCTTGAATCAAGAATTACTGAAAAAACACTTAGCTACCATCACTGATGTTCCAAGTTTATCCCAATTATCCCTTTATTATTTTGATACTATCCCATCAACGAATCAAATGGCTTGGGAATTGTTAGATCAAGGAAAAAAACCCCCTTTTGTTGCGATCGCCTCCCAACAAACCGCAGGACGAGGACAATGGGGACGCAGTTGGCAGTCTTCCCCTGGAGGACTCTATCTTTCTGTTGCGATCGCTCCCTCTATTCTAACCCAACATTTCCCCCATTTAACCCTCTTCAGTGGGTGGGGAATTGCTGATGTCTTGAATCACTATCAGATTCCTGTTAGGCTAAAATGGCCAAATGATTTAATTATTGAAGGTCAAAAATTAGGCGGAATTAAAACAGAAATTCGCACTCAAAATAATCAGATTAATTATGCTGTTATTGGGGTAGGAATTAATTACTCAAATACCGTTCCAACCACGGGAATTACCTTAGAATCTTGGGCAACAAATTCAGGCAATTTTCTAACTATTTCTTCTTTAGAACAACTCGCTACTATTGTTATTCAAGGACTCTTTAACGGCTATGAATATTATTTGAATTATGGGAGCGATCAATTATTAACGGCTTACCTGAAATTATTTGATGGGTTAGGACGTTCGATTATGATTGAAGGAGTCCCTGGAACGATTCTTGGAGTCACTTCTCAAGGAGAATTAACCGTCCGTTTACACTCTCAAGGTTCCTCTACTCAAATTAATTTACCCCCTGGTAGTATCTCTTTAGGCTATTTTGAGACAGGGAACCCTTAG
- a CDS encoding type IV pilus twitching motility protein PilT, protein MTQSPHLPIPPLPLPPMPSRASFDEPEDDNFSEGTQFLPLREPPTLEDSPAVALNKPPLPVPPPLPKAPPMPPPRAFGRSPGQPSLAQLVRQAFDEGFSDVHLGVGEVPRMRDRGEMLPLEYPETDENTFMSWLREILKEDEIQRFKKELEFDGATQYEFARVRINVFDSLRGSGMVLRLIPLKILTLEELRLPPVFKDISDAHKGLVLVTGPTGSGKSTTLAAMVDYINKEHPKHIITIEDPIEFVHQSRRCLIKQREVGINTLKFDNALKAALREDPDIILVGEMRDKETVNTALKAAQTGHLVMGTLHTNSAVKTLERILGLYNAEEREAMRVAIAESLVAVIAQGLCRTTDGKRAAYHDILVNTETVKDYIIQGKNDEILELMKDGEYDGMITTNQSLFNLYQEGRITEEVALERAPIPNEMAMMLRGRI, encoded by the coding sequence ATGACTCAATCTCCTCATCTTCCCATACCCCCCTTACCCCTTCCTCCCATGCCTTCAAGGGCTTCCTTCGATGAGCCAGAAGATGATAATTTTTCTGAAGGAACCCAATTTCTCCCTCTCCGTGAACCCCCAACCCTAGAAGATAGTCCAGCAGTCGCCTTAAATAAACCGCCCCTTCCCGTACCACCCCCATTGCCAAAAGCTCCTCCAATGCCACCTCCAAGAGCCTTTGGCCGTTCCCCAGGACAACCGAGCTTAGCCCAATTAGTCCGTCAAGCCTTTGATGAGGGGTTCTCCGATGTACACTTAGGCGTAGGAGAAGTACCCAGAATGCGCGATCGCGGCGAAATGCTCCCCCTAGAGTATCCAGAAACCGACGAAAACACCTTTATGAGTTGGTTACGCGAAATTCTCAAAGAAGACGAAATCCAACGCTTTAAAAAAGAACTCGAATTCGATGGAGCAACTCAATACGAATTTGCCCGGGTTCGGATTAACGTTTTTGACAGTCTTCGAGGTTCAGGCATGGTACTGCGCTTAATTCCTCTGAAAATTTTAACCCTAGAAGAACTTCGCCTACCCCCCGTCTTTAAGGATATCTCCGATGCCCACAAAGGACTGGTCTTAGTCACAGGTCCAACAGGATCAGGAAAATCAACCACCTTGGCTGCAATGGTGGACTATATTAATAAAGAACACCCCAAACATATCATTACCATTGAAGATCCCATTGAATTTGTCCACCAAAGTCGCCGTTGTTTGATTAAGCAACGAGAAGTAGGCATCAATACCTTAAAATTTGATAATGCCTTAAAAGCTGCCCTACGGGAAGATCCAGACATCATTCTAGTGGGGGAAATGCGGGACAAAGAAACCGTCAATACTGCCCTCAAAGCAGCCCAAACCGGTCACTTAGTCATGGGAACCCTTCATACCAACAGTGCCGTGAAAACCCTAGAACGGATTCTCGGTTTATACAATGCAGAAGAACGGGAAGCCATGCGAGTGGCGATCGCGGAATCCCTAGTAGCGGTTATTGCTCAAGGGTTATGTCGTACCACCGATGGCAAACGGGCGGCCTATCACGATATTCTTGTTAACACTGAAACCGTGAAAGACTATATTATCCAAGGTAAAAATGATGAAATCCTAGAATTGATGAAGGATGGAGAGTATGATGGCATGATTACGACCAATCAATCGCTGTTTAACCTCTATCAAGAAGGACGGATTACTGAAGAAGTTGCCCTCGAAAGAGCACCTATTCCTAATGAAATGGCTATGATGTTACGCGGTAGAATTTAA
- a CDS encoding mannose-1-phosphate guanylyltransferase, with translation MTQTLIPVILAGGKGERFWPLSRRRRPKQFLCLDGTDESLLQSTANRLLSFAETWDNLWVITASPIVEGVREQLTQLPDRNLLVEPQGKDTAPAVAWATLEVSKRYGKDAVIGFFPADHWIGDTDSFERTLKAATQVAISKDAIVTLGINPSYPSTGYGYIEQAESVGSFENLPVYRVSRFTEKPDQETAETFIKTGRFSWNSGMFIFRAGVMLDELQKYAPKMMELLLEKGETAYSDLAKNSIDYAVMEKTQLAYVLPANFGWDDLGDWNSLERLIESKGNNVELANHISLDTQGSIIYSSDDQQIIATIGLEDVVIVRDGNVTLVVNKNRTQDIKKLLKLLEKDDQLENYL, from the coding sequence ATGACTCAAACGTTAATTCCTGTTATCCTGGCCGGTGGAAAAGGCGAACGTTTTTGGCCCCTCAGTCGTCGCCGCCGTCCCAAACAATTTTTATGTCTTGATGGGACTGATGAAAGTTTACTACAATCAACAGCAAATCGTCTACTTTCATTCGCCGAAACGTGGGACAATCTTTGGGTCATTACAGCTTCTCCTATTGTTGAAGGAGTGAGAGAACAATTAACCCAATTACCCGATAGGAATCTATTAGTTGAACCCCAAGGAAAAGATACTGCCCCGGCAGTTGCTTGGGCAACATTAGAAGTGAGTAAACGCTACGGAAAAGACGCGGTAATTGGCTTTTTTCCGGCAGATCATTGGATAGGAGATACGGATAGTTTTGAGAGGACTCTGAAGGCTGCCACTCAAGTCGCTATAAGCAAAGATGCTATTGTAACTTTAGGAATAAACCCTAGTTATCCTTCTACGGGTTACGGTTATATTGAACAGGCAGAATCTGTAGGAAGTTTTGAGAATTTACCTGTTTATCGAGTTAGTCGCTTTACTGAAAAACCTGACCAAGAAACCGCCGAAACCTTTATTAAAACAGGTCGCTTTAGTTGGAATAGCGGAATGTTCATCTTTCGCGCAGGAGTGATGTTAGATGAATTACAAAAATACGCCCCTAAAATGATGGAATTACTCTTAGAAAAAGGAGAAACAGCTTACAGTGACCTCGCAAAAAATAGTATTGACTATGCAGTGATGGAAAAAACCCAATTAGCCTACGTTTTACCTGCTAATTTCGGGTGGGATGATTTAGGGGACTGGAACTCCTTAGAACGGTTAATTGAGAGCAAAGGCAATAATGTCGAATTAGCCAATCATATTAGTTTAGATACCCAAGGATCGATTATTTATTCTAGCGATGATCAACAAATTATTGCGACTATTGGCTTAGAAGATGTGGTCATTGTCCGAGATGGAAATGTTACCCTAGTGGTTAATAAAAATCGCACCCAAGATATTAAAAAACTCTTAAAATTGTTAGAAAAGGATGATCAATTAGAAAACTATCTTTAA
- a CDS encoding alanine/glycine:cation symporter family protein: MSLNSLLDRLDQLFSHLVTILEQILLFDLGGFPLIILWLLFAGLFLTLRMRLINLFGFKHALKIALGQYSNPQDESKGEVTPFQALATALSASIGLGNIAGVAMAIAMGGPGSVFWMSAYAVLGMASKFVSCTLGVKYRQFLPDGTVVGGPMYYLRDGLDKLGQGKLGKILSIIYGLTGIGAAMGGGNMFQANQSFAALATVIPAVKPYDWVFGLILAALVGLVIIGGISRISIVTSRLVPVMVFLYVLGSLWVLAVNFTAIPGAFSLMVQDAFSPQAMEGGIIGVLVQGVRRSAFSNGAGLGVAAIAHSVAKTQEPIQEGIVSMLEPFIDTVVVCNLTALVIITTGTYQQAIGNHLSGSALAATAFGSVISWFPFVLLGIICLFAFSTMITWCYYGEICWAYVLGEPSRIIFKILFLVCIFIGSVVNLGAVINFSDMMLLLLTIPNLLGCIFLSAQVADDLDKYFQRLI, translated from the coding sequence ATGTCCCTAAATTCTCTCCTCGATCGCCTCGATCAACTCTTCTCCCATCTAGTCACAATCCTAGAACAAATCCTGTTATTTGACCTAGGAGGCTTTCCCCTCATCATACTTTGGTTACTCTTTGCTGGACTCTTCCTCACCCTGAGAATGAGGTTAATCAACCTGTTTGGCTTTAAACACGCCCTTAAAATTGCGTTAGGACAATACAGCAACCCTCAAGACGAGTCTAAAGGAGAAGTGACCCCATTTCAAGCCCTAGCCACTGCTTTATCCGCTAGTATCGGACTAGGAAATATTGCTGGTGTTGCCATGGCGATCGCCATGGGGGGACCAGGGAGTGTTTTTTGGATGTCAGCCTATGCTGTATTAGGAATGGCTAGTAAATTCGTTAGTTGCACATTAGGGGTCAAATATCGCCAGTTTCTCCCTGATGGAACCGTCGTCGGGGGTCCGATGTATTATCTACGAGATGGCTTAGATAAACTCGGCCAAGGGAAATTAGGCAAAATCCTCTCAATTATCTACGGTTTAACCGGAATTGGGGCAGCCATGGGAGGTGGCAATATGTTCCAAGCTAATCAATCCTTTGCAGCCTTAGCAACGGTTATTCCCGCCGTAAAACCCTATGATTGGGTCTTTGGACTGATTTTAGCAGCATTGGTAGGACTGGTCATTATTGGTGGAATTAGCCGGATTAGCATCGTTACCAGCCGTTTAGTCCCCGTGATGGTATTCTTATACGTTTTAGGGTCTTTATGGGTCTTAGCAGTCAATTTTACCGCCATTCCTGGGGCATTTAGCCTGATGGTACAAGACGCATTTTCTCCCCAAGCCATGGAAGGGGGAATCATTGGGGTTTTGGTCCAAGGAGTCCGACGGAGTGCCTTTTCTAACGGAGCTGGTTTAGGAGTAGCTGCGATCGCCCATTCAGTCGCTAAAACCCAAGAACCCATTCAAGAGGGCATCGTATCGATGTTAGAACCCTTTATTGATACCGTAGTGGTGTGTAATTTGACCGCATTAGTGATTATTACCACGGGAACTTATCAACAAGCGATCGGCAATCATTTGAGTGGTTCAGCCTTGGCTGCAACAGCCTTTGGTAGTGTTATTAGTTGGTTTCCTTTTGTCTTGTTGGGGATTATTTGTTTATTCGCCTTTTCTACCATGATTACTTGGTGTTATTATGGCGAAATTTGTTGGGCGTATGTGTTAGGAGAACCTAGTCGAATTATCTTTAAAATTCTATTTTTAGTCTGTATTTTTATCGGTTCAGTGGTTAATTTAGGAGCGGTTATTAATTTTAGTGATATGATGCTATTATTGTTGACTATTCCTAACCTATTAGGCTGTATTTTCTTATCAGCACAAGTGGCTGATGATTTAGACAAATATTTCCAGAGACTTATATAA
- the pgeF gene encoding peptidoglycan editing factor PgeF: MVSSIISDRSTQTPTWQWQYWEGLPYLTCRLLQNWKHGFFTQQFYPRSPESLTEILTPQATTYRLKQVHGNRVLTPTEIKQELASENSEETFSPGDGLISDSFNQAIWVASADCTPVLIGDITSGRVAAIHAGWRGTAKRILPEVIAHFQAFGSSLEDLRIAMGPAISGEVYQVSEEVAIEVGSSLFKKEEIGSPQAILEALQTMFEPPILPDSELGRVRLNVRRVNCLQLEQLGIKIEQIAIAPYCTYQQPEYFFSYRRTQEKKVQWSGIVAVRS; encoded by the coding sequence GTGGTTTCTTCTATAATAAGCGATCGCTCAACCCAAACTCCCACTTGGCAATGGCAATATTGGGAAGGACTCCCTTATTTAACTTGTCGTCTTTTACAAAATTGGAAACACGGCTTTTTTACTCAACAATTTTATCCTCGTTCTCCTGAAAGTTTAACAGAGATTTTAACACCACAAGCAACAACCTATCGTCTTAAACAAGTTCATGGTAATCGAGTTTTAACCCCAACTGAAATTAAACAAGAACTTGCTTCAGAAAATAGTGAAGAAACTTTTTCTCCAGGAGATGGATTAATTAGTGATAGTTTTAACCAAGCCATTTGGGTTGCTAGTGCTGATTGTACACCCGTTTTAATCGGAGATATTACAAGCGGAAGGGTTGCAGCTATTCATGCAGGATGGAGAGGAACCGCTAAACGAATTTTACCCGAAGTGATTGCCCATTTTCAAGCTTTTGGGAGTTCTTTAGAGGATCTGCGTATCGCGATGGGACCTGCGATTTCAGGAGAGGTCTATCAAGTCTCAGAAGAGGTGGCGATCGAGGTAGGGTCTAGTTTATTCAAAAAAGAAGAAATAGGTAGTCCTCAGGCGATTTTAGAGGCACTACAGACCATGTTTGAACCTCCGATCCTACCCGATTCTGAATTGGGAAGGGTTCGCCTAAATGTACGACGGGTGAATTGTTTACAATTAGAACAGTTGGGAATTAAGATCGAACAAATTGCGATCGCCCCTTATTGTACTTATCAGCAACCTGAGTATTTTTTCTCTTACCGAAGAACCCAAGAAAAGAAGGTTCAATGGTCGGGTATTGTAGCTGTTAGAAGTTAA
- the psb34 gene encoding photosystem II assembly protein Psb34, with amino-acid sequence MTQTTNTLELDIQYSDGSELIPAEVAARQKREGSEPPNKPVPQVHQADAPKTPKTTTGYTVDQEGLVNNYPVTPKITGAKYPTPDEKFAYLILGGLATTFVGALILIAFSVS; translated from the coding sequence ATGACTCAGACTACCAACACTTTAGAATTAGATATTCAGTACAGCGATGGTAGCGAATTAATTCCGGCGGAAGTTGCTGCAAGGCAGAAAAGAGAAGGAAGCGAACCGCCTAATAAACCTGTTCCTCAAGTCCATCAAGCAGACGCTCCTAAGACCCCTAAAACCACCACAGGGTACACTGTAGATCAAGAAGGATTAGTAAATAATTATCCCGTGACCCCCAAGATAACAGGAGCGAAATATCCCACTCCTGACGAGAAGTTTGCTTATCTGATTTTAGGGGGACTAGCAACAACCTTTGTCGGAGCATTAATTCTCATTGCTTTCTCTGTTAGCTAA
- a CDS encoding 2Fe-2S iron-sulfur cluster-binding protein, protein MTQIYTVEIHHQGTTHTIEVAEDQKILEVADKAGLELPSSCNAGVCTTCAAQLLEGTVDQSDGMGISPELQTKGYALLCVSYPRSNLIIETEKEEEVYTQQFPQP, encoded by the coding sequence ATGACTCAGATTTACACCGTTGAAATTCATCATCAAGGAACAACCCACACCATTGAAGTTGCCGAAGATCAAAAGATTCTTGAGGTTGCCGACAAAGCGGGACTAGAATTACCCTCTTCTTGTAATGCCGGAGTCTGTACTACCTGTGCAGCCCAACTATTAGAGGGAACCGTCGATCAAAGTGATGGGATGGGAATCTCTCCTGAACTCCAAACAAAGGGCTATGCTTTGTTATGCGTTTCCTATCCCCGTTCTAACCTGATTATTGAAACGGAAAAAGAAGAGGAAGTCTATACTCAGCAGTTTCCTCAACCTTGA
- a CDS encoding circadian clock KaiB family protein, producing MVLPEIFKGIALFTPGGDLVYCYDRRKQLHWHSHLCVALQELLHLPEPPHFLIPGYTATVDRWFCANEKQVKTLAELYPPLKRYQPLLNAVFEVEDLLWQTADWIEEACNPIILETYRAEFPQLWENHDLIVCLSGDRPQEPLTGLLWTPTNETETPETHQGYILRLFVAGNSATTKQTLQTIHQLLEQELQHPYTLKLVDISKHPEEAEIHQVSATPSLVRVWPKPVRRIVGELEDLPRVLQLITT from the coding sequence ATGGTTTTACCAGAAATATTCAAAGGAATTGCCCTGTTTACTCCTGGGGGGGATCTGGTATATTGCTATGATCGCCGCAAACAACTCCACTGGCACTCGCATTTATGTGTTGCCCTACAAGAGTTATTACATTTACCAGAACCCCCCCATTTTTTGATCCCTGGTTATACAGCCACCGTTGATCGCTGGTTTTGTGCCAACGAAAAACAAGTTAAAACCTTAGCCGAACTCTATCCCCCCTTAAAACGCTATCAACCCTTACTCAATGCGGTGTTTGAGGTTGAAGATCTTCTTTGGCAAACCGCAGACTGGATAGAAGAAGCTTGTAACCCCATTATCCTCGAAACCTATCGCGCGGAATTTCCTCAACTGTGGGAAAACCATGATCTCATTGTCTGTTTATCGGGCGATCGCCCCCAAGAACCCTTAACGGGACTTTTGTGGACTCCCACCAATGAAACAGAAACCCCCGAAACCCATCAGGGATACATTCTGCGCCTGTTTGTGGCAGGGAATAGTGCAACAACCAAACAAACCTTACAAACCATTCATCAGTTACTCGAACAAGAACTGCAACATCCCTATACCCTAAAACTGGTAGATATTTCTAAGCACCCCGAAGAAGCAGAAATTCATCAAGTTTCAGCAACTCCTAGCTTAGTGCGAGTCTGGCCAAAACCTGTACGCCGTATCGTTGGGGAGTTAGAAGACTTACCCAGGGTTTTACAATTAATTACCACCTAG